In one Cercospora beticola chromosome 1, complete sequence genomic region, the following are encoded:
- a CDS encoding uncharacterized protein (antiSMASH:Cluster_5) has product MASASGTATKKRRLDSDGETPQSSVSSPGTQNPDISDIQRLDRVLSYELQQRTLTRYVTEIAPLFPAVPAPADCSLPEMRANRPTLLMAFLYAASCGFLSLDTQEDVAQILLNTLSARAITHGEETLELIQAIQIACLWYRSPKHHRRAAVYQLIDIASAMANGLSAGGPLAPPAKGLTLDDCADTGSYESVEGWRAWLGCHVLSVSMAIFMRKPMTATWTEQHEQARLMLQYSPLNADSDRWLAQYIRAERLCEEVSEQVDLTNTSFYRDVADPATRNRVQTCRNKILNWKMGVPQSLRSPLIMFWEHVATAYMHEPVLHTATNKDSFTAPYLAERLSLTDFPTPVVTQDHITAVYELTAAVQAVLDIFINYDTKSLVASPSLVYAARAAYALYVLAKLYIAVTAPGNTLGTILDASILALPEYADRLATCGSRIRALDERCGPARIMHCAPAIKDWYMNYTQFLSSNAALAQSIQVSNDNVAEAQMTLPPLQENTNAFSTIPPDWESLLMFGDSSTDYGFDQLFAEPIPLQLEQPMFANTMPAAFATK; this is encoded by the coding sequence ATGGCAAGCGCGTCTGGaacagcgacgaagaagcgaCGACTAGACTCCGATGGAGAAACGCCGCAATCGAGCGTATCTTCACCAGGTACCCAGAATCCAGACATCTCTGACATCCAACGACTTGATCGGGTACTCTCCTATGAGCTGCAACAGCGAACGCTGACTCGCTATGTCACCGAGATAGCACCACTCTTCCCAGCAGTGCCAGCGCCAGCGGATTGCTCGTTGCCCGAAATGAGAGCGAATCGACCCACGTTACTTATGGCTTTCTTATATGCTGCCAGTTGCGGCTTTCTTTCGCTTGATACTCAAGAAGATGTAGCTCAAATTCTCCTCAATACCCTCTCTGCAAGAGCAATCACGCACGGAGAGGAGACGCTTGAATTGATACAAGCTATTCAGATTGCCTGCTTGTGGTATCGCTCACCGAAACACCATCGTCGCGCAGCCGTATATCAGCTCATTGATATCGCTTCTGCCATGGCCAATGGTCTCAGCGCAGGCGGTCCACTCGCTCCTCCGGCCAAAGGACTGACTTTGGACGATTGCGCGGATACGGGATCGTACGAGTCGGTAGAGGGCTGGCGCGCCTGGCTTGGCTGCCATGTACTGTCTGTGTCTATGGCCATATTCATGAGGAAACCGATGACTGCAACTTGGACTGAACAGCACGAGCAAGCACGACTGATGTTGCAGTACTCGCCCTTGAACGCAGACTCTGATAGGTGGCTTGCCCAATATATCAGAGCCGAGCGACTATGCGAAGAGGTCTCTGAACAGGTGGACCTGACTAACACATCTTTCTATCGCGACGTAGCTGATCCTGCGACGAGGAATCGAGTGCAGACATGTCGAAACAAGATTCTGAATTGGAAAATGGGTGTTCCGCAAAGCTTACGCTCTCCGTTGATCATGTTCTGGGAACATGTGGCAACAGCGTATATGCATGAACCAGTTCTGCACACAGCAACCAATAAGGACAGCTTTACGGCACCTTATCTGGCAGAAAGGCTGTCACTGACAGACTTTCCGACTCCGGTCGTCACTCAAGATCACATCACAGCTGTGTACGAGCTCACTGCAGCTGTACAAGCCGTTCTGGACATCTTCATCAATTACGACACGAAATCGCTTGTTGCCTCTCCGAGCTTGGTGTATGCTGCCAGAGCTGCGTATGCTCTCTATGTTCTGGCAAAGCTGTACATCGCTGTTACTGCGCCAGGAAATACACTTGGCACAATTCTGGACGCCAGTATTCTCGCCCTGCCGGAGTACGCTGACAGGCTGGCGACATGTGGCTCACGGATCAGAGCGCTCGACGAGCGTTGCGGCCCAGCTCGAATTATGCATTGCGCACCGGCGATCAAGGACTGGTATATGAACTATACCCAATTCCTCTCCTCGAACGCTGCACTCGCCCAGTCGATCCAGGTCTCCAATGACAATGTGGCGGAGGCTCAGATGACTTTGCCGCCGCTGCAAGAGAACACCAACGCATTCAGCACCATTCCACCGGATTGGGAGAGTCTGCTCATGTTCGGCGATAGCTCCACTGACTATGGGTTCGATCAGCTGTTCGCTGAGCCTATTCCTCTGCAGCTTGAGCAGCCCATGTTTGCCAATACGATGCCTGCGGCGTTTGCGACGAAGTGA
- a CDS encoding uncharacterized protein (antiSMASH:Cluster_5): MEKFKNSSVSKTLDRLAVPAAPGLTTAQLMLANEDLQPVEPARRVWTHKNFIFFWISDSFNINTWMISSSSIVDGLSWWQSWLCVWIGYGIAACFVVLTGRIGAKYHLSFPVIARSSFGIWGGLWPVLNRAVMACVWYGVQGWIGGTCVYLMIRAIWPSWDDYDTTGRKDTMPASSGTNTRDFVSYFLFWAGSLPFLYPAVHKIRHLFTVKAIVVPIAGIAFFIWAVVRADGLGPIVKQGSTLQGSALGWAIVKGIMSAIANFAALIVNDPDFARFARTPKDALWSQLFTIPVGFAVTSFIGIIVSSSSTVIFNVDEPVWSPLTLLQMFLEEPGVSGATRFGVFVIAAAFTLAQLGTNIAANSISAGTDLTALLPRWINIRRGSYICAVVGLAMCPWHLLSSSNNFTTYLSAYSVFLSSIAGVMCADYYIVRKGYLQTRDLYSARKGSPYYYHYGVSWRAYTAYIAGILPNLVGFIGAVGVTVPVGATYLYNLNFFGGFIVAASVYWALCKIKPIPACSDTWLEVDDDTQSIADGDSAASDDAPYGETVFGKGSFDLPKGAV, translated from the exons ATGGAGAAATTCAAGAATTCTAGCGTTTCGAAAACACTGGACAGGCTTGCAGTGCCTGCAGCGCCAGGCCTCACGACTGCCCAACTTATGTTGGCCAACGAAGATCTTCAACCCGTAGAGCCAGCGCGTCGTGTATGGACGCACAAGAACTTCATATTCTTCTGGATCAGCGACTCGTTCAACATCA ACACATGGATGATTTCGTCCTCGAGCATTGTCGATGGCTTGTCGTGGTGGCAGTCCTGGCTCTGCGTCTGGATCGGCTATGGAATTGCAGCTTGCTTCGTCGTGCTGACTGGCAGAATCGGAGCCAAATATCACCTGAGCTTTCCCGTCATCGCCCGGTCGTCTTTTGGGATTTGGGGCGGCCTGTGGCCTGTGCTCAATCGAGCAGTCATGGCATGCGTCTGGTATGGCGTCCAAGGTTGGATCGGCGGGACATGCGTCTATCTCATGATAAGAGCTATCTGGCCCAGCTGGGACGACTATGACACGACTGGGCGCAAAGACACGATGCCAGCATCGTCTGGAACCAACACCCGCGACTTTGTGAGCTACTTCTTATTCTGGGCTGGAAGTTTGCCATTCCTCTATCCGGCTGTGCACAAGATCCGTCACCTCTTCACTGTCAAGGCAATCGTCGTTCCTATCGCTGGAATCGCGTTCTTCATCTGGGCCGTGGTTCGAGCAGATGGACTGGGACCTATCGTCAAGCAAGGAAGTACTCTCCAAGGCAGCGCACTGGGTTGGGCTATCGTTAAAGGCATCATGAGCGCGATCGCGAACTTCGCAGCTCTCATCGTCAACGATCCGGACTTTGCTCGTTTCGCTCGAACACCGAAGGATGCACTCTGGTCTCAACTCTTCACCATCCCCGTCGGCTTTGCAGTCACCTCGTTTATCGGAATCAtcgtctcttcttcgtcgaccGTCATCTTCAACGTTGACGAGCCGGTGTGGTCGCCGCTCACTCTGCTGCAGATGTTCCTCGAAGAACCTGGTGTCTCAGGTGCGACTCGCTTTGGTGTCTTTGTCATTGCAGCAGCCTTCACCCTTGCACAACTCGGAACAAACATTGCTGCCAACAGCATTTCTGCCGGTACAGATTTGACCGCTCTGCTTCCGAGATGGATCAATATCAGACGTGGTTCTTACATTTGCGCTGTCGTCGGTTTGGCGATGTGTCCTTGGCACCTTCTGTCCTCGTCCAACAACTTCACGACCTACCTTTCGGCATACTCTGTGTTCCTGTCCTCCATTGCAGGAGTCATGTGCGCCGACTACTACATCGTTCGCAAGGGATACTTGCAGACCCGCGATCTCTACAGTGCTCGGAAAGGAAGTCCTTACTACTATCACTATGGAGTCAGTTGGCGAGCGTACACTGCTTACATTGCCGGCATTCTGCCCAACCTGGTTGGCTTCATTGGCGCAGTGGGCGTCACAGTACCTGTTGGTGCCACTTACTTGTACAACTTGAACTTCTTTGGCGGTTTCATTGTCGCTGCTTCGGTCTACTGGGCACTCTGCAAAATCAAGCCCATCCCAGCATGCAGCGACACTTGGCTCGAGGTGGATGATGACACGCAGAGTATTGCAGATGGAGATTCAGCAGCGAGTGATGATGCACCTTATGGAGAGACAGTCTTTGGTAAAGGCTCGTTTGATCTGCCCAAGGGAGCAGTATAG
- a CDS encoding uncharacterized protein (SMCOG1034:cytochrome P450~antiSMASH:Cluster_5): MTPAFSAMFAPLDSTHSVIAVLSIKTDIPKIEGLFEVPGALPITGHLLELGDDHATVCEKWWRKYKQSVFQIRLGNTRAVVVNSFEDCKRMLIGHQSALIDRPKLYTFHGVISSTQGFTIGSSPWDESCKNKRKAAGQTLGRPAMKTYLPMFDLETYSIVRDIVRDNEGGEAFLNIRPYLQRYALNTTLTLCYGIRMDSVWDDMLREILEVGSAISLLRSASENYQDYIPALRYLPNNEKNQRSKSLRDRRDKYLNELLDKVREMIGQGVDKPCVSAAILKDEETKLTGVEVSSICLSLVSGGFETIPGTLTSCLASLSTVEGQQFQDRAYEDIKRHYPDIQDAWTRSLEAEDAPYVNAIVKEAGRYYTVSSMSLPRKAAADIEWEGAIIPKGTMVLINAQAGNHDVEHFGPDAATFDPERWLEETSPPRERHSSGLQHLSFGAGSRACSGQYIASRLLYTALVRIITSFKIVASTEEPPNTDYVDYNLLKSALVAIPRDFKVQLIPRDPQTLAECMKQAEERTQSAYA, encoded by the exons ATGACGCCGGCTTTCTCTGCTATGTTCGCTCCATTGGATTCTACTCACAGCGTCATTGCAGTC CTTTCCATCAAAACGGACATACCCAAAATCGAAGGCCTCTTCGAGGTCCCAGGCGCCTTGCCCATCACAGGTCATCTCCTCGAACTCGGCGACGACCACGCCACTGTCTGTGAA AAGTGGTGGCGAAAATACAAGCAATCCGTCTTCCAGATCCGTCTAGGCAACACACGAGCAGTAGTCGTCAACAGCTTCGAAGACTGCAAAAGAATGCTAATCGGCCACCAATCCGCCCTCATCGATCGACCAAAACTCTACACTTTCCACGGCGTCATTTCTTCCACCCAAGGTTTCACGATCGGAAGTTCGCCTTGGGATGAGAGTTGTAAGAATAAACGAAAAGCTGCAGGACAGACTTTGGGAAGACCTGCTATGAAGACGTACTTGCCGATGTTT GACCTCGAAACTTACAGTATTGTGCGAGATATAGTTCGGGATAATGAAGGCGGCGAAGCGTTTCTGAATATTCGTCCTTACTTGCAGCGATATGCATTGAATACGACTCTTACGTTGTGCTATGGCATTCGAATGGATAGCGTCTGGGATGATATGCTGCGAGAGATTCTGGAGGTGGGAAGTGCAATCAGTTTACTCAGGAGTGCTTCCGAGAATTATCAAGACTATATCCCAGCGCTGAGGTACTTGCCAAACAACGAGAAAAATCAGCGCAGCAAGTCTTTGCGTGATCGGCGGGATAAGTACCTCAATGAGCTACTG GACAAAGTGCGTGAGATGATAGGACAGGGCGTCGACAAGCCATGTGTCTCGGCTGCAATATTGAAAGACGAAGAGACCAAGCTTACCGGCGTCGAAGTCTCATCTATTTGCCTGTCGCTTGTGTCCGGTGGCTTCGAGACTATCCCAGGCACCCTGACCAGCTGTCTTGCATCTCTATCCACGGTCGAGGGGCAGCAATTCCAGGACCGAGCGTACGAGGATATCAAACGTCATTACCCAGACATCCAAGATGCATGGACTCGGTCTCTCGAAGCGGAGGACGCGCCCTACGTCAAC GCGATAGTCAAAGAAGCAGGCAGATACTACACCGTTTCATCTATGAGTTTGCCGCGAAAGGCAGCCGCAGATATTGAATGGGAAGGCGCGATCATTCCAAAAGGCACCATGGTCCTCATCAACGCTCAGGCTGGCAACCACGACGTTGAACACTTCGGGCCAGATGCAGCAACATTTGATCCGGAGCGATGGCTTGAAGAGACATCGCCTCCACGCGAGCGACACTCGAGTGGCTTACAGCATTTGTCTTTTGGCGCCGGGTCTCGCGCTTGCTCGGGACAGTACATTGCCAGCAG ACTGCTCTATACCGCGCTTGTGCGTATCATCACGAGCTTCAAGATTGTAGCCTCCACAGAAGAGCCGCCTAACACCGATTATGTGGATTATAACCTGCTTAAATCTGCGCTGGTCGCGATTCCGCGTGACTTCAAAGTGCAGTTGATTCCAAGAGATCCACAAACATTAGCGGAGTGCATGAAGCAGGCCGAGGAGAGAACCCAAAGCGCCTATGCCTGA